The genomic stretch ATAGTCGTCTTAATTTGCTCGATTACTCCATCGATGTTGTCGAAGACTTCTTCGTTTTTAAATCTGATAACTTCGATATTAGCCGAGTTGAGATATTTTGTTCTCTCTTCATCGTATTCTTGAGAAAACTCGTTGTTGTGGCTGGAGCCATCGAGTTCTATTGCTAAACGGCATTCCGGTGAATAGAAATCCAAAATATATGAACCAACGCTGAATTGGCGTCGAAACCGTATCCCTTCGATTTGCTTTTTACGAATAAAAATCCATAGTTTCGCTTCGGCGTGGGGCATGTTACTTCGCAAAGCACGGCGATGTTCCTGAAGTTCTTTTTTGTTGTAGAGCCTCATATTAACCCCCTCGGCGCTACGCGCCACTCCCCCTTATAAAGGGGGAGATGTTTTTTGCCACTCGGCTTTCTTTTTTTCCCCCTTGCCAAGAGAGCGATGTC from bacterium encodes the following:
- a CDS encoding endonuclease domain-containing protein, whose product is MRLYNKKELQEHRRALRSNMPHAEAKLWIFIRKKQIEGIRFRRQFSVGSYILDFYSPECRLAIELDGSSHNNEFSQEYDEERTKYLNSANIEVIRFKNEEVFDNIDGVIEQIKTTISNSKDPL